One genomic region from Spirulina subsalsa PCC 9445 encodes:
- a CDS encoding DUF2256 domain-containing protein, protein MARQRKKSDIPSKICPVCDRPFNWRKKWADCWDEVKYCSDRCRRRRSTGNKNY, encoded by the coding sequence ATGGCACGTCAACGGAAAAAATCTGACATCCCCAGCAAAATCTGTCCAGTGTGCGATCGCCCTTTTAATTGGCGCAAAAAATGGGCGGACTGTTGGGATGAGGTCAAATACTGTTCGGATCGGTGTCGCAGACGACGGTCAACAGGAAACAAGAATTATTAA
- the lepB gene encoding signal peptidase I yields the protein MSEKQEKPTNVWVEIGSIVGTSIVLALIIRTFLGDVRYIPSESMLPTLQVNDRLIIDKVTLRFRTPYRGEIIVFYPPDTALKCDPTKTLPIRDAYIKRVIGLPGDKIEVTGGQIFVNGQALTENYINEPPNYEGTFPTVAADSYLVLGDNRNKSCDSFVWGVVPADNIIGRAMVRIWPLNRLGSRFD from the coding sequence GTGAGCGAAAAGCAGGAAAAACCCACTAATGTGTGGGTCGAAATTGGCTCTATTGTAGGGACGAGCATTGTTTTAGCGTTAATTATCCGGACTTTTTTAGGGGATGTTCGCTATATTCCCTCAGAGTCGATGTTACCGACGCTGCAAGTGAATGATCGTCTCATTATTGACAAGGTGACGTTACGTTTCCGCACTCCCTACCGGGGGGAAATTATCGTGTTTTACCCTCCTGATACGGCACTGAAATGTGATCCGACGAAAACACTACCCATCCGAGATGCTTATATTAAACGGGTGATTGGTTTGCCGGGGGATAAAATCGAGGTAACGGGGGGACAGATTTTTGTCAATGGGCAAGCCTTAACGGAGAATTATATTAATGAACCGCCTAATTATGAGGGGACTTTCCCAACAGTGGCAGCAGATTCTTATTTAGTATTAGGAGATAATCGCAATAAAAGCTGTGATTCCTTTGTCTGGGGGGTTGTTCCGGCTGACAATATTATTGGGCGGGCGATGGTGCGCATTTGGCCGTTAAACCGTCTGGGGAGTAGGTTTGATTAA
- a CDS encoding RNA-guided endonuclease InsQ/TnpB family protein, which produces MLLSFKTALIPNNKQETLFRKASGVARHAYNWANATIQNVLEQRKTDKNVKVPSAIDLHKKLVAEVKSQHDWYYEVNKNVPQKALADCRVAWDRCFKKTSKQPRFKKKGQRDSFYLESGTKASPKIQNDGKRVKLPSIGWVRLAEPLPVTAVHNCVISRQADRWFIAIKYEIEKPHVAIDRPSVGVDIGIKELAVCSNGKAFSNPKAYRRLSKRLKRSQRRFSKRVKGSKNRAKAIKKLSKLQARISNIRKDAIHKLTNYLAKNHSEIKIEDLSIKAFLKNHKLAGAIADCGMYEFRRQLEYKTEKFDSKLILVDRMFPSSQICSNCGNHRHKMPLKNRVYICPECGHTEDRDLNAAKNIERWFERIFIPSRSDLAVSSTVSACGVDKPLRSHSETTMNQEINTKDDTWFWSAEETDALWFWSASSIIV; this is translated from the coding sequence GTGTTACTCAGTTTCAAGACAGCTTTGATACCAAATAACAAACAGGAAACGTTGTTTCGTAAAGCATCAGGTGTGGCGCGTCATGCCTACAATTGGGCAAACGCAACTATACAGAATGTTTTAGAGCAACGTAAAACTGATAAAAATGTCAAAGTTCCTTCAGCAATCGATTTACATAAAAAGTTGGTTGCTGAAGTGAAATCACAACACGATTGGTATTACGAAGTTAATAAAAATGTACCTCAGAAAGCTTTGGCTGATTGCCGCGTAGCTTGGGATAGATGTTTCAAAAAGACATCTAAACAACCACGTTTCAAAAAGAAAGGTCAACGCGATTCTTTCTACTTAGAATCTGGCACTAAAGCATCACCTAAAATTCAAAACGATGGTAAACGTGTCAAGTTGCCTTCTATTGGTTGGGTACGTTTGGCTGAACCATTACCCGTTACAGCCGTTCATAATTGTGTGATTTCAAGACAAGCTGACAGATGGTTTATCGCTATCAAATATGAGATTGAAAAACCTCATGTCGCCATTGATAGACCGTCTGTAGGTGTTGACATTGGCATCAAAGAATTAGCTGTCTGTTCTAATGGTAAAGCGTTTTCTAACCCTAAAGCTTACCGACGTTTAAGTAAGCGTTTAAAGCGTTCACAACGTCGTTTTAGCAAGCGTGTCAAAGGTTCTAAGAATAGAGCTAAAGCCATAAAGAAACTGAGTAAATTACAGGCTCGTATCAGCAATATCCGGAAAGATGCTATTCACAAATTGACTAACTATCTTGCTAAAAACCACAGCGAAATAAAGATAGAAGATTTATCAATTAAAGCATTTTTGAAGAATCATAAATTAGCGGGCGCGATTGCGGATTGTGGTATGTACGAGTTCCGTAGACAGTTAGAATACAAAACTGAAAAGTTTGATAGCAAACTAATTCTTGTAGATAGGATGTTTCCTAGCTCTCAGATTTGCTCTAACTGTGGAAATCATCGTCACAAAATGCCCCTAAAAAACCGCGTCTACATTTGTCCTGAATGTGGTCACACTGAAGACAGAGACTTGAACGCGGCAAAGAATATTGAACGATGGTTTGAACGGATATTTATTCCGAGTCGTTCAGACTTGGCGGTGAGTTCCACCGTGTCAGCCTGTGGAGTAGACAAACCTCTCAGAAGTCATTCTGAGACTACGATGAATCAGGAAATAAACACCAAAGATGATACTTGGTTTTGGAGTGCTGAAGAAACAGATGCTCTCTGGTTTTGGTCAGCTTCTTCTATTATTGTATAG
- the opcA gene encoding glucose-6-phosphate dehydrogenase assembly protein OpcA: MVPTSPPLVSLQAPKDVSIDEIEASLRDIWQNYSSGEEGLAATRATTFSFLIYEPDGTQLLLAALGFYTGPIDGISGARTEAAIKAAQKVYDFEVTGKSDEAFIKRLKAEFEQLTVLDKQTPDNLRAALQYAPDLDGAGVADAIASSNPCRIITLCPTTGADEGVQAQVSAYCPIQKRSSSTLICCEYINLRGTAEALERIGGIISALMIPDLPKFIWWKATPQSDYGLFQRLVKNCDTIIVDSSSFSHAEEDLNCIGGLIAQGLPIADLNWRRIAPWQELAAEAFDPPERRLQIWEVDQVVIDYEKGNPSQALLYLGWLASRLQWKPISYEYEGGDYDIRRIRFVGKEQRQIAVELAGIPTADWGDIPGDLISLKLDSTNREADCCTVLCSETTGCMRMESGGGAQSCRINQVSSLSDQKTEQLLGQQLQRWGKDMLYEESMVLTYEMLQLMEK; this comes from the coding sequence ATGGTTCCAACTTCCCCCCCTTTGGTTTCTCTCCAAGCCCCTAAAGATGTTTCGATTGATGAAATTGAGGCATCTTTACGGGATATTTGGCAAAACTATAGTTCTGGTGAAGAGGGTTTAGCGGCCACTCGCGCTACAACCTTTAGTTTTCTGATTTATGAACCTGATGGTACTCAATTGTTGTTGGCGGCGTTAGGGTTCTATACGGGGCCGATTGATGGCATTTCGGGTGCTCGCACTGAGGCGGCGATTAAGGCGGCACAAAAGGTCTATGATTTTGAGGTGACGGGTAAATCCGATGAGGCGTTTATCAAACGGCTTAAGGCGGAGTTTGAACAGTTGACGGTGTTGGATAAACAAACGCCGGATAATTTGCGGGCGGCGTTGCAGTATGCGCCGGATTTGGATGGGGCAGGGGTGGCTGATGCGATCGCCTCCTCCAATCCTTGCCGCATCATCACCCTTTGCCCCACCACCGGGGCTGATGAAGGGGTACAAGCCCAAGTGTCCGCCTACTGCCCCATTCAAAAGCGCAGTAGCAGCACCTTAATTTGTTGTGAATATATCAACCTACGCGGCACCGCAGAAGCCCTAGAACGGATTGGGGGCATTATTTCCGCCCTCATGATCCCCGACTTACCGAAATTCATCTGGTGGAAAGCAACTCCCCAATCGGACTATGGATTGTTCCAGCGCTTGGTGAAAAATTGCGACACTATTATTGTGGACTCCAGTAGTTTCAGCCATGCCGAAGAGGATTTAAATTGTATCGGGGGGTTAATTGCCCAAGGATTGCCCATTGCGGATTTAAATTGGCGGCGGATTGCCCCTTGGCAAGAGTTAGCGGCGGAAGCTTTTGATCCCCCTGAACGTCGTTTACAAATTTGGGAAGTGGATCAAGTGGTGATTGACTATGAAAAGGGCAATCCTTCCCAAGCCTTATTATATTTAGGGTGGTTAGCCAGTCGGTTACAGTGGAAACCGATTTCCTATGAGTATGAAGGGGGGGATTATGATATCCGTCGTATTCGTTTTGTGGGGAAAGAACAGCGTCAAATTGCTGTCGAGTTGGCGGGTATTCCTACGGCGGATTGGGGGGATATTCCGGGGGATTTAATTAGTTTAAAACTGGACTCTACCAACCGCGAGGCGGATTGTTGTACGGTGTTATGTTCGGAAACTACGGGCTGTATGCGTATGGAATCAGGAGGGGGCGCTCAGTCTTGCCGGATTAATCAAGTGAGTTCTCTTTCTGACCAAAAAACGGAACAGTTATTGGGTCAACAATTGCAACGTTGGGGGAAAGATATGCTCTATGAAGAGAGTATGGTTTTAACCTATGAAATGTTGCAGTTGATGGAGAAATAA
- a CDS encoding rhomboid family intramembrane serine protease encodes MKESLPESEVMSCPVCEQWINPDVPACPHCGCILWHDEPRTSERWLTHQRFIAIAIWGCSLLYIATLILSGSSIGGVGMMNFLAPNTFALVLFGATGAIPVFELGRWWTVLSAAWLHGSLLHIVFNMLWVRDLGAGVGQVYGASRLVVIYTCAAITGAFLSSLAGVYLLDAPALFHGAQLSVGASGAIFGLFGALVSYGQKMRNRNLRRKALSYAVVLFVFGVIMPNVDNWGHLGGFLGGYLLTQLPGFHPEDSWGKWGEGIAIACLLLTLASVVVSVLDILVWRS; translated from the coding sequence ATGAAAGAATCCCTCCCAGAATCAGAGGTTATGAGTTGCCCGGTTTGTGAGCAATGGATTAATCCGGACGTGCCGGCTTGTCCCCATTGTGGCTGTATTCTGTGGCACGATGAACCTAGGACTTCGGAGCGTTGGTTGACTCACCAGCGTTTTATTGCGATCGCCATTTGGGGCTGTAGTCTCCTCTACATTGCCACCCTTATCCTCAGTGGTTCAAGCATTGGGGGGGTAGGGATGATGAATTTTTTAGCCCCCAATACCTTTGCTTTAGTTCTCTTTGGGGCAACCGGGGCGATTCCTGTCTTTGAATTAGGGCGCTGGTGGACTGTTTTAAGTGCCGCTTGGTTACATGGCAGTTTATTACATATTGTCTTCAATATGTTGTGGGTGAGGGATTTGGGGGCTGGGGTGGGTCAGGTTTACGGGGCGAGTCGTTTGGTGGTGATCTACACCTGCGCGGCCATCACAGGGGCCTTTTTAAGCAGTTTAGCCGGGGTTTATCTCTTGGATGCTCCCGCCCTCTTTCACGGGGCGCAGTTGTCTGTAGGGGCTTCTGGAGCCATTTTCGGGCTGTTTGGGGCGCTGGTATCCTATGGTCAGAAAATGCGCAATCGTAACTTGCGACGCAAAGCCCTGTCCTATGCGGTGGTGTTGTTTGTTTTTGGGGTCATTATGCCCAACGTGGACAACTGGGGGCATTTAGGGGGCTTTCTGGGGGGATATCTCCTCACCCAACTCCCCGGATTCCATCCCGAGGATTCTTGGGGGAAATGGGGGGAAGGGATTGCGATCGCCTGTTTGCTCCTCACCCTAGCCAGTGTGGTGGTTTCTGTCCTAGATATCTTGGTCTGGCGTTCCTAG
- a CDS encoding transcriptional repressor: protein MLPYTATTLKAELNSRGWRLTPQREKILHVFQNLPRGNHLSAEELYSLLDQRGETISLSTIYRSVKLMARMGILRELELAEGHKHYELNQPYPHHHHHMVCIQCNKTTEFNNDSILKHSLKQVEKFGFQLIDCQLTVMTICPEALRLGWPSALPSNWSCSRVISETPLEDEEN, encoded by the coding sequence ATGCTTCCTTACACAGCCACCACCTTAAAAGCAGAATTAAACTCCCGAGGCTGGCGCTTAACTCCCCAACGAGAAAAAATCCTCCACGTTTTCCAAAATTTGCCCCGAGGCAACCATTTAAGCGCAGAGGAGTTATATTCATTACTCGACCAACGAGGGGAAACCATTAGTCTATCGACGATCTACCGTAGTGTAAAACTGATGGCACGGATGGGGATTTTACGAGAATTGGAACTGGCAGAAGGTCATAAGCATTATGAACTCAACCAACCCTATCCTCACCATCACCATCATATGGTTTGTATTCAATGCAATAAAACCACCGAGTTTAACAATGATTCGATTTTGAAACATAGTCTCAAACAGGTGGAAAAATTCGGGTTTCAACTGATTGATTGTCAATTAACGGTTATGACCATTTGTCCCGAAGCATTGCGTTTAGGTTGGCCTTCTGCCTTGCCGAGTAATTGGTCTTGTTCTAGGGTCATTTCGGAAACCCCCCTAGAAGACGAAGAGAATTAA
- a CDS encoding SufE family protein, translating to MSSTAHPLPPTLDKIVQRFKRRTDPKQRYQQLLWYANRLDPMADQDKTPENKVHGCVSQVFITADLVDGKVIYHGDSDAQLVKGLVALLIEGLNELTPEEILAVTPDFIEETGLRVSLTPSRANGFYNIFQMMKKKALGFQLASQQA from the coding sequence ATGTCATCGACCGCTCACCCCTTACCCCCAACACTGGACAAAATTGTGCAACGTTTCAAGCGCCGCACAGACCCAAAACAACGTTATCAACAATTGCTCTGGTATGCCAACCGATTAGATCCGATGGCCGACCAAGATAAAACCCCAGAAAACAAGGTACATGGCTGCGTCTCTCAAGTGTTCATCACCGCCGATTTAGTGGATGGTAAAGTAATTTATCATGGGGACTCCGACGCTCAATTAGTGAAAGGGTTAGTCGCCTTACTCATTGAAGGACTCAATGAATTAACCCCCGAAGAAATCCTTGCTGTCACCCCAGACTTTATTGAAGAAACGGGATTACGAGTCAGTCTTACCCCATCCCGTGCCAATGGTTTTTACAATATTTTTCAAATGATGAAGAAAAAAGCATTAGGGTTTCAACTAGCCAGTCAACAAGCTTAA